One window from the genome of Pelodictyon luteolum DSM 273 encodes:
- a CDS encoding HlyD family secretion protein: MKHPSPIARRAILGVTLTIGLAGCSGQSASDAYGNFESTEVVVSSETAGRLLEFPLEEGDRLKKGALTAIIDTTQLQFSLLQLEAQQKALEAKKPSLSAESGVYRQKRRNLQHDVERYTRLVADGAAPAKQLEDIRNEVKVMERQIQSVNSRTPEINAELQSMEARICQLRDQIGRSTIRSPIEGTVLAKYAEPGELVSPGKPLYRIADLDNMYLRAYVGARQLPSIRIGQEVDVLIDGRKPADSRLRGTITWISSKAEFTPKIIQTREDRINMVYALKILVKNPNGILKIGMPGEMRLKEP; encoded by the coding sequence ATGAAACACCCTTCACCGATAGCAAGAAGAGCCATCCTCGGCGTTACTCTCACAATTGGGCTTGCCGGATGCTCCGGCCAGAGTGCGTCGGATGCTTATGGGAATTTCGAGTCCACGGAGGTTGTGGTTTCATCCGAAACGGCAGGACGGCTTCTGGAGTTTCCGCTCGAGGAAGGAGACCGGCTGAAAAAGGGTGCATTGACAGCCATTATCGATACGACCCAGCTGCAGTTCAGCCTTCTGCAGCTGGAGGCGCAGCAGAAAGCCCTGGAGGCAAAAAAACCCTCCCTCAGCGCTGAATCCGGCGTCTACCGCCAGAAACGCCGGAACCTCCAGCACGACGTGGAGCGCTACACCCGGCTTGTGGCCGATGGTGCCGCACCGGCCAAGCAGCTTGAGGATATCCGGAACGAGGTGAAGGTTATGGAGCGCCAGATTCAATCCGTCAACTCCAGGACTCCGGAAATCAACGCCGAGCTGCAGTCCATGGAAGCGCGGATCTGTCAGCTCCGTGACCAGATCGGGCGGAGCACCATCCGCTCTCCCATTGAGGGCACGGTGCTCGCAAAGTATGCAGAGCCGGGCGAACTCGTTTCGCCTGGAAAACCACTCTACCGGATAGCCGATCTCGACAACATGTACCTGAGGGCCTACGTCGGTGCCCGCCAGCTTCCCTCCATCAGGATAGGCCAGGAGGTAGACGTCCTTATCGACGGGCGCAAACCGGCCGATAGCAGGCTTCGGGGCACCATTACATGGATCTCTTCAAAGGCCGAGTTCACGCCCAAGATCATACAGACCCGGGAGGACCGCATCAACATGGTATACGCCTTGAAGATCCTCGTCAAAAACCCGAACGGCATTCTCAAAATAGGCATGCCGGGCGAAATGCGCCTGAAGGAGCCCTGA
- a CDS encoding TetR/AcrR family transcriptional regulator encodes MSTESDTQNRILQSAEDVFYQRGYEGARMQEIADGAGINKALLHYYFRSKDRLFNAVFAAAVARLMPPVFATLASDEPLQEKVRAFVDSYFDTVQKYPFLPGFVVHEMHRNPGRFSDIIGTKNLLALERLQRELDEGADRGEFRRMDAVQFLLNLLSLSAFPFVAARAMQAITGRTDAEYRRALDERRALVPVWIAELLKPSTAS; translated from the coding sequence ATGAGCACAGAGAGCGATACGCAAAACAGAATTCTGCAGAGCGCTGAAGATGTGTTTTACCAGAGAGGCTACGAAGGGGCGAGAATGCAGGAGATTGCCGACGGGGCAGGCATCAACAAGGCGCTGCTGCATTACTATTTCCGAAGCAAGGACCGACTCTTCAATGCGGTGTTTGCGGCGGCCGTAGCCCGTCTTATGCCGCCTGTCTTTGCAACGCTTGCTTCTGACGAGCCCCTGCAGGAAAAGGTCCGTGCGTTTGTTGACAGCTATTTCGACACCGTGCAGAAGTATCCCTTTCTTCCCGGCTTCGTAGTCCATGAAATGCACCGCAACCCCGGGCGCTTCAGCGATATCATCGGCACAAAAAACCTACTTGCCCTTGAGCGACTGCAGCGTGAACTTGATGAAGGTGCGGACCGTGGCGAGTTCCGCCGGATGGACGCCGTGCAGTTTCTCCTTAATCTGCTCTCGCTCTCTGCCTTTCCCTTTGTCGCAGCCCGGGCCATGCAGGCCATTACAGGCAGGACCGACGCCGAGTACCGCCGGGCGCTCGATGAACGCCGGGCGCTTGTTCCCGTCTGGATTGCAGAACTACTGAAACCATCGACAGCATCATGA
- a CDS encoding SDR family oxidoreductase: MAPYPGTVFVAGATGRTGREIIKRLQHYGIPFRLYVRSADKLKELFGNAIDDFVRIGSLEDEEALKSALEGCDAIISAIGSNPADPTAPPPSAIDRDGVMRLAAIAEDRGLKKFVLLSSLGATKPDHPLNKYGQVLTMKLAGENEVRRLFGRRNRSYTIIRPGGLLDTPPFMHRLLAATGDAISGSISRSDVAEVAVLSLSAEGARNRTFELIQETEEQQESLKKVFDLLD, from the coding sequence ATGGCTCCCTACCCTGGAACCGTTTTTGTGGCTGGAGCCACAGGAAGGACCGGACGCGAAATCATCAAGAGGCTGCAGCACTACGGCATCCCCTTCCGTCTCTATGTACGCTCTGCCGATAAGCTGAAGGAGCTCTTTGGAAACGCCATTGATGACTTCGTCCGTATCGGCTCTCTGGAAGATGAGGAAGCCCTGAAAAGCGCTCTTGAAGGATGCGATGCCATCATCTCTGCAATCGGAAGCAATCCTGCAGATCCCACCGCACCCCCGCCATCGGCAATAGACCGTGACGGAGTAATGCGTTTGGCGGCCATTGCGGAGGACCGGGGCCTGAAGAAGTTCGTCCTTTTAAGCTCGCTCGGCGCGACAAAGCCGGACCACCCCCTCAACAAATACGGTCAGGTACTTACGATGAAACTTGCAGGCGAGAACGAGGTCCGTCGGCTGTTCGGCCGCAGAAACCGCTCATATACCATCATAAGGCCGGGTGGACTTCTCGACACGCCCCCCTTCATGCACCGCCTTCTTGCAGCCACCGGCGACGCTATTTCCGGCTCAATAAGCCGTAGCGATGTTGCTGAAGTCGCAGTTCTATCGCTCTCGGCTGAGGGCGCCAGAAACAGGACATTCGAGCTTATTCAGGAGACTGAAGAACAGCAGGAATCCCTCAAGAAGGTATTCGACCTGCTCGATTAA
- a CDS encoding DNA-3-methyladenine glycosylase family protein, translating to MKRFFIEHSEAVDINHCLFSGQSFSWQKHGNDGRYVSAIINGSAVVIENTNDGGVVLHTDGNTIGVESPQVWFRRYFSLDVDTETLFSEPFRNAHPELALQLERYRGLRVLRQDPYETMVTFMCAQGIGMALIRRQVSMLARRYGEHVPLSLNGCTINLYRFPTPSRLGAADPMELRACTNNNLMRARNIISASQKVTEGCIDFKALASKKNTQEDIQAALSRCGGIGLKIADCIALFGLGRFDAFPIDTHVRQFLGLWFGFPEASAPLTDKNYRILAERARELLGEKLAGYRGHHLFHCWRTEVRKMQAF from the coding sequence ATGAAGCGCTTTTTTATAGAGCATTCTGAGGCTGTCGACATCAACCATTGTCTCTTCAGCGGACAATCGTTTTCATGGCAGAAGCATGGCAATGATGGGCGGTATGTGTCAGCAATAATAAACGGGAGTGCGGTTGTTATCGAAAACACAAATGATGGTGGAGTCGTTCTTCATACTGACGGAAATACGATTGGCGTCGAATCCCCCCAGGTGTGGTTTCGACGGTATTTCTCCTTGGATGTCGACACGGAAACACTCTTTTCCGAGCCATTCCGGAACGCACATCCCGAGCTGGCACTGCAGCTCGAACGCTACCGCGGACTGAGGGTGCTGCGGCAGGATCCGTATGAAACAATGGTGACGTTCATGTGCGCTCAAGGCATTGGAATGGCGCTGATCCGCCGGCAGGTCTCGATGCTTGCCCGGCGCTACGGCGAGCATGTTCCGCTGTCACTGAACGGCTGCACCATCAATCTGTACCGCTTCCCTACCCCGTCACGCCTCGGGGCTGCAGATCCTATGGAACTCAGGGCGTGTACGAACAACAACCTCATGAGGGCCCGTAACATCATCAGCGCCTCGCAAAAAGTCACTGAAGGCTGCATTGACTTCAAGGCTCTGGCCTCGAAAAAAAACACGCAGGAGGATATTCAGGCAGCCCTCAGCCGATGCGGAGGCATCGGACTGAAGATCGCTGACTGCATCGCCCTGTTCGGACTGGGACGGTTCGATGCATTCCCCATCGACACCCATGTCCGGCAGTTCCTTGGCCTGTGGTTCGGCTTTCCCGAGGCATCAGCCCCCCTCACCGATAAAAACTACCGCATCCTCGCCGAAAGAGCCCGGGAGCTCCTTGGAGAAAAACTGGCCGGCTACAGAGGCCACCACCTCTTCCACTGCTGGAGGACTGAAGTCAGGAAAATGCAGGCGTTTTGA
- the secA gene encoding preprotein translocase subunit SecA — MLKFFEKIFGSKHEKDVKKIQPVIDRINELHAALVPLSDDELRARCMELKARVRKTLEPIESKRSDLYLKLDDAAISLEDADRINEEIDELAKEYETATAAVLEEILPDTYAVVKDTCRRLKGHVYTVMGREATWDMVPYDVQLIGGIVLHSGKISEMATGEGKTLVSTLPTFLNALTGRGVHLVTVNDYLAQRDKEWMNPVFEFHGISVGVILNTMRPEERRRQYQCDVTYGTNNEFGFDYLRDNMAGTEDEMVQRDFYFAIVDEVDSVLIDEARTPLIISGPVPNADNSKFEEIRPWIEQLVRAQQHLTASFLSEAEKGLKNEKPDPEAGLALLRVKRGQPKNSRYTKLLAQQGVAKLIQTTENEYLRDKSSRMHEVDDELYFAVDEKASTIDLTDKGREFLSKLSHQDRDLFLLPDVGTEIAAIDADSSIAAPDKIMRKDEVYRLFAERSERLHNIAQLLKAYSLFTKDDEYVVQNGQVMIVDEFTGRILPGRRYSDGLHQAIEAKENVKIEGETQTMATVTIQNFFRLYKKLAGMTGTAETEASEFYEIYKLDVVAIPTNRPIVRRDMDDLVYKTRREKYNAIAAKVEELQKKGQPVLVGTTSVEVSETLSRMLRAKRITHNVLNAKQNEREAEIVAEAGRQGAVTIATNMAGRGTDIKLGEGVRDLGGLFILGSERHESRRIDRQLRGRAGRQGDPGESVFFVSLEDELMRLFGSDRVISVMDRLGHEEGDVIEHSMITKSIERAQKKVEEQNFAIRKRLLEYDDVLNQQREVIYTRRRDGLKKERLTSDILDLLRDYCDTTVEKHHKTHDVDALEEQVLRELSIEFKPDRETFEREGIAPMADSLYDLALAFYRRKEEAVPEEIMRQIEKYAVLSVIDKHWREHLREIDTLREGINLRAYGQKDPLLEYKQEAYNLFILLLHEIELETLSLAFKLFPVHPDEAGEIEERRRRAAIQQEKLMAQHEEAGSVYNAQPDGEPESQASKQQPVVADHSKPGRNDLCPCGSGKKYKNCHGREA; from the coding sequence ATGTTGAAATTTTTTGAAAAGATATTCGGCTCCAAGCACGAAAAAGACGTAAAGAAGATCCAGCCGGTCATTGACCGGATCAATGAACTCCATGCCGCGCTGGTTCCGCTCAGCGACGATGAGCTCAGGGCACGCTGCATGGAGCTGAAGGCCCGGGTACGCAAAACGCTCGAGCCGATAGAGTCAAAGCGCAGTGACCTCTACCTGAAACTCGACGATGCCGCGATAAGCCTTGAAGATGCAGACAGGATCAACGAAGAGATAGACGAACTCGCCAAAGAGTACGAAACTGCAACGGCCGCAGTGCTTGAAGAGATCCTCCCTGACACATACGCCGTTGTCAAAGACACCTGCCGGCGCCTCAAGGGCCATGTATATACTGTCATGGGGCGCGAGGCAACATGGGACATGGTGCCCTATGACGTACAGCTCATCGGCGGCATCGTCCTGCACTCCGGAAAGATCTCTGAAATGGCCACCGGCGAGGGTAAAACCCTCGTATCAACCCTTCCGACCTTCCTCAACGCCCTCACCGGCCGCGGAGTTCATCTGGTGACGGTCAACGATTATCTGGCACAGCGCGACAAGGAGTGGATGAACCCCGTGTTCGAGTTCCACGGCATCAGTGTCGGCGTCATCCTGAACACCATGCGCCCTGAAGAACGCCGCCGCCAGTACCAGTGCGACGTTACCTACGGCACCAACAACGAGTTCGGCTTCGACTACCTCCGCGACAACATGGCAGGAACCGAGGATGAGATGGTGCAGCGCGACTTTTATTTCGCAATCGTCGATGAGGTCGACAGCGTCCTCATCGACGAAGCCAGGACCCCGCTCATCATTTCCGGCCCTGTCCCCAACGCCGACAACAGCAAGTTCGAGGAAATACGGCCCTGGATTGAACAGCTGGTGCGGGCGCAGCAGCACCTGACGGCATCATTCCTCAGCGAAGCAGAAAAGGGTCTGAAGAACGAAAAACCTGACCCCGAAGCGGGTCTTGCCCTGCTCCGGGTAAAACGGGGCCAGCCGAAAAACAGCCGCTACACCAAGCTCCTTGCCCAGCAGGGAGTCGCAAAGCTCATCCAGACCACGGAAAACGAGTACCTGCGCGATAAATCAAGCAGGATGCACGAAGTCGATGATGAACTTTATTTCGCCGTCGACGAAAAAGCCTCGACCATCGACCTTACAGACAAGGGCCGAGAGTTCCTCAGCAAACTGAGCCATCAGGACCGGGACCTCTTCCTTCTTCCCGACGTGGGCACTGAGATAGCCGCCATCGACGCCGATTCTTCTATTGCAGCTCCCGATAAGATCATGAGGAAAGACGAGGTATACAGGTTGTTTGCCGAACGCTCTGAACGGCTCCATAACATCGCGCAGCTCCTGAAAGCCTACTCGCTCTTTACAAAAGACGATGAATACGTGGTACAGAACGGTCAGGTGATGATTGTCGACGAGTTCACCGGCCGCATCCTTCCCGGGCGCCGTTACAGCGACGGGCTGCATCAGGCGATCGAAGCCAAGGAGAACGTGAAGATCGAGGGCGAAACCCAGACCATGGCAACCGTCACGATCCAGAACTTCTTCCGCCTCTACAAAAAGCTTGCCGGCATGACGGGCACGGCCGAAACCGAAGCATCGGAGTTCTACGAAATCTACAAGCTGGACGTGGTGGCCATCCCCACCAACCGTCCGATCGTGCGCAGGGACATGGACGACCTCGTCTACAAGACCCGGCGCGAGAAATACAACGCGATTGCAGCCAAAGTCGAGGAACTTCAGAAAAAGGGCCAGCCGGTGCTGGTCGGTACGACGAGTGTTGAAGTGTCGGAAACCCTGTCAAGGATGCTCCGGGCAAAACGCATCACGCACAATGTGCTCAACGCCAAGCAGAACGAGCGTGAAGCCGAAATCGTAGCCGAAGCCGGCAGGCAGGGAGCGGTCACCATTGCCACGAACATGGCGGGCCGCGGCACCGACATCAAGCTCGGCGAAGGGGTCCGTGACCTCGGAGGCCTCTTCATCCTCGGCTCCGAACGCCATGAGTCCCGCCGAATCGACCGCCAGCTTCGGGGCAGGGCCGGACGTCAGGGAGATCCCGGTGAATCGGTGTTTTTCGTTTCGCTTGAGGATGAACTGATGCGCCTCTTCGGTTCCGACCGGGTGATTTCGGTGATGGACCGCCTCGGCCATGAAGAGGGAGACGTGATTGAGCACTCCATGATCACCAAGTCGATCGAGAGGGCACAGAAAAAGGTCGAAGAACAGAACTTCGCCATCCGCAAGCGCCTCCTTGAATATGACGATGTCCTGAACCAGCAGCGCGAGGTCATCTACACCCGCCGCCGTGACGGCCTGAAAAAGGAGCGTCTGACCTCCGACATCCTCGACCTTCTCCGGGACTACTGCGACACAACGGTCGAAAAGCACCATAAAACGCACGATGTTGACGCCCTTGAAGAGCAGGTCCTCAGGGAGCTCTCAATCGAGTTCAAGCCTGACCGGGAAACCTTCGAGCGGGAAGGTATCGCTCCCATGGCCGACAGCCTTTACGACCTTGCGCTCGCGTTCTATCGCCGCAAGGAAGAGGCCGTGCCGGAAGAAATCATGCGTCAGATCGAGAAGTATGCCGTGCTCAGCGTCATCGACAAGCACTGGCGGGAGCACCTCCGCGAAATCGATACCCTTCGCGAGGGCATCAACCTGCGGGCATACGGCCAGAAAGACCCGCTGCTTGAATACAAGCAGGAGGCCTACAATCTCTTCATTCTGCTGCTGCATGAAATCGAGCTGGAAACCCTGTCGCTCGCATTCAAGCTCTTTCCCGTCCACCCGGACGAAGCCGGCGAGATCGAGGAGCGCCGCCGCCGGGCCGCCATCCAGCAGGAAAAGCTGATGGCGCAGCATGAGGAGGCCGGCAGTGTGTATAATGCTCAGCCGGATGGCGAACCTGAATCGCAGGCATCAAAGCAGCAGCCGGTTGTCGCCGATCACTCAAAACCGGGCAGGAATGACCTCTGCCCCTGCGGAAGCGGAAAGAAGTACAAAAACTGTCACGGCCGAGAGGCGTGA
- the purL gene encoding phosphoribosylformylglycinamidine synthase subunit PurL: MKTIEPEVNLALAAEHGLNAEEYQKIQEVLGRTPTFTELGIFSVMWSEHCSYKNSIAVLKTLPREGEALLTGAGEENAGLVDIGDNLAVAFKIESHNHPSAVEPYQGAATGVGGIHRDIFTMGARPVASLNSLRFGSPKDPRVRYLVDGVVRGIGDYGNSFGVPTVGGEIYFEDCYTGNPLVNAMSVGIVEHHKTVSATAEGEGNPVLIVGSSTGRDGIHGATFASEDLSEASEDKRPSVQVGDPFAEKLLLEATLEAIATGYVAGLQDMGAAGITSSTSEMSARGIEKNGNGGITIDLDLVPAREAGMSAYEIMLSESQERMLIVAEKGHEDDIIAVYRKWDVQAVVVGTVTSDNHVKVLHHGELVADIPAESLVLGGGAPVYIREAVGKKPDTAPAALLPDAGLDLRALALELLKRPNIASKRWVYRQYDSMVQTNTVTPVGHTDAAVIRIRGTKKGLAMKTDCNSRYVYLNPLAGGRIAVAECARNIACSGARPLAITNCLNFGNPYKPEVYFQFKTSVQGMGDACRAFNTPVTGGNVSFYNESTHGGGRAAIYPTPTIGMIGLLDDIDNLVGSAFTTAGDAIILFGDPLLKLEGSEFQVMQYGTPGTDAPDIDLQHEKNLQDLLVTLAEQKLLHSAHDVSDGGLFVTLAEKAIMDESRQLGFQVDLEDCGSGPYRVQEQLFSEAQGRVVGTIAPDAARAVIEEAIRHSVPVRVIGQVVPADASLAVDGHETLRFTTEELTAAYYDALENALHLNELL, from the coding sequence ATGAAAACGATCGAACCGGAAGTCAATCTTGCCCTTGCCGCCGAACATGGCCTTAATGCAGAAGAGTACCAGAAGATACAGGAGGTGCTCGGCCGCACCCCCACGTTTACTGAACTTGGGATCTTCTCCGTCATGTGGAGCGAGCACTGCAGCTACAAAAACTCAATTGCCGTCCTTAAAACCCTTCCGCGTGAGGGCGAAGCCCTCCTGACAGGAGCCGGAGAGGAAAACGCCGGACTTGTCGATATCGGTGACAACCTTGCCGTGGCCTTCAAGATCGAGTCCCACAACCATCCCTCGGCCGTAGAGCCATATCAGGGCGCTGCCACCGGCGTCGGCGGCATCCACCGCGACATTTTCACCATGGGCGCACGGCCCGTGGCTTCGCTCAACTCGCTCCGCTTCGGCTCGCCGAAAGACCCCCGGGTCCGCTACCTCGTCGACGGTGTCGTCCGCGGCATCGGCGACTACGGCAACTCGTTCGGCGTACCGACCGTTGGCGGTGAAATCTATTTCGAGGACTGCTATACCGGCAACCCGCTCGTCAATGCCATGTCGGTCGGCATCGTCGAGCACCACAAGACCGTCAGCGCCACGGCGGAGGGTGAGGGCAACCCGGTGCTGATCGTCGGATCCTCTACAGGCCGGGACGGCATCCACGGGGCCACGTTTGCATCGGAAGATCTCAGCGAAGCCTCAGAAGACAAACGCCCGAGCGTGCAGGTCGGCGACCCGTTCGCCGAAAAGCTCCTGCTCGAGGCCACCCTCGAAGCCATTGCCACGGGATACGTCGCAGGCCTTCAGGACATGGGCGCAGCAGGCATCACCAGTTCCACGTCGGAAATGAGCGCCCGCGGCATCGAAAAGAACGGCAATGGCGGCATCACTATCGACCTCGACCTTGTTCCTGCCCGTGAAGCAGGCATGAGCGCCTATGAAATCATGCTGTCCGAGTCCCAGGAAAGGATGCTCATCGTCGCCGAAAAGGGCCATGAGGACGACATCATTGCCGTCTACAGAAAATGGGATGTCCAGGCTGTGGTCGTCGGAACCGTCACGTCGGACAACCATGTCAAGGTGCTGCACCACGGCGAACTGGTCGCCGACATTCCGGCTGAATCGCTCGTCCTCGGCGGCGGCGCCCCGGTCTACATCCGCGAAGCCGTGGGAAAAAAGCCCGATACTGCACCGGCCGCACTTCTGCCCGATGCGGGGCTCGACCTCCGTGCCCTTGCCCTCGAGCTTCTCAAGAGGCCAAACATCGCAAGCAAGCGCTGGGTATACCGCCAGTACGACTCCATGGTACAGACCAACACGGTGACTCCGGTGGGCCATACCGATGCTGCCGTCATAAGAATCCGAGGCACAAAGAAGGGCCTTGCCATGAAAACCGACTGCAACTCGCGTTATGTCTACCTGAACCCGCTGGCCGGGGGACGTATCGCCGTTGCTGAATGCGCGCGCAACATCGCATGCTCCGGCGCCCGCCCGCTTGCCATCACCAACTGCCTGAACTTCGGCAATCCCTACAAGCCCGAGGTGTACTTCCAGTTCAAGACCTCCGTACAGGGTATGGGAGACGCCTGCAGGGCGTTCAACACCCCGGTAACCGGAGGCAATGTCAGTTTCTACAACGAGTCCACCCATGGCGGCGGGCGGGCAGCCATCTACCCGACACCGACCATCGGCATGATCGGCCTGCTTGATGACATCGACAACCTCGTCGGCTCTGCCTTCACGACCGCCGGCGACGCCATCATCCTCTTCGGCGATCCCCTCCTGAAGCTCGAGGGCTCGGAATTCCAGGTCATGCAGTACGGCACGCCCGGCACCGATGCTCCGGATATAGACCTCCAGCACGAAAAGAACCTGCAGGACCTTCTCGTGACTCTGGCTGAACAGAAGCTCCTCCACTCCGCTCACGACGTATCGGACGGCGGACTGTTCGTCACCCTTGCCGAAAAAGCCATCATGGACGAATCCCGCCAGCTCGGTTTCCAGGTCGATCTTGAAGATTGCGGATCGGGACCCTACCGTGTACAGGAGCAGCTCTTTTCAGAGGCCCAGGGTCGCGTTGTCGGAACTATCGCCCCCGATGCCGCCCGTGCAGTCATCGAGGAAGCAATCCGGCACAGCGTCCCGGTGCGCGTCATCGGCCAGGTGGTTCCTGCTGATGCATCCCTTGCCGTCGACGGCCATGAGACCCTCCGCTTTACTACTGAAGAACTGACGGCAGCCTATTACGATGCACTTGAAAACGCCCTGCACCTGAACGAACTCCTTTAA
- a CDS encoding bifunctional ADP-dependent NAD(P)H-hydrate dehydratase/NAD(P)H-hydrate epimerase, which produces MQPVLTAIEMQQADSAAIEKLHISPICLMELAGKECIGYMLEKLSLESPEGLQFLIVAGKGNNGGDGFVIARHLLNLGAAVDLVLLYPEGAAGGAAEANMSILRAYEEEGLPLRIFNSIEEAIPFVSEQEYSVTIDAMTGTGLRLEAPGAPLLSPLAEGVELLNALHERSEALCMAVDIPTGLDATSGHAAMPAVTADFTITMGFMKTGLLLQDGPELCGEVHVAEISIPGFLAEDAGAFLIDESFAAEHFALRSEGSAKHMNGKVLIIAGSSTGESSMGGAALLAAGAAVKTGAGYVAVSIPPSLAATLHIAVPEAIVIGRDMDSLMEKARWSEAILIGPGLGRSPESIDLVRALLSHPDIFEKKLILDADALYAIAEAGLQNVLSAMPEVLITPHYGELARLTGTDAGSVTKDPLAAATRFADTYSTTVLLKGRPTIIAKESGPVLLNTSGTEALATAGTGDVLSGMVAALAAKGECLPEAAAAAAWFHGRAGDLASDVSSLVSASMVRDAIPSAIEEMFDFED; this is translated from the coding sequence ATGCAGCCAGTCCTGACCGCCATTGAAATGCAGCAGGCCGACAGTGCTGCTATCGAGAAGCTCCATATCAGCCCCATATGCCTGATGGAGCTTGCCGGAAAGGAGTGTATAGGGTATATGCTCGAAAAACTCAGCCTCGAATCGCCCGAAGGACTGCAGTTTCTCATTGTTGCCGGAAAAGGCAACAACGGCGGCGACGGGTTCGTCATCGCCCGTCATCTCCTGAACCTTGGAGCTGCAGTCGATCTTGTCCTTCTTTATCCTGAGGGTGCAGCCGGGGGCGCCGCCGAAGCAAACATGTCGATCCTGCGTGCTTATGAAGAGGAGGGACTCCCGCTCCGCATCTTCAACAGCATAGAGGAAGCCATCCCCTTTGTCTCCGAACAGGAGTACAGCGTCACCATAGACGCCATGACAGGCACCGGACTGCGTCTTGAAGCTCCGGGTGCACCGCTCCTCTCTCCCCTTGCTGAAGGCGTTGAACTGCTCAACGCCCTGCATGAGCGCTCAGAAGCCCTCTGTATGGCTGTCGACATCCCGACAGGTCTGGATGCCACCAGCGGCCATGCCGCCATGCCGGCCGTTACGGCCGACTTCACCATCACCATGGGATTCATGAAAACAGGACTGCTTCTGCAGGACGGACCGGAGCTGTGTGGAGAAGTGCATGTGGCGGAAATCTCCATTCCGGGGTTCCTCGCAGAGGATGCCGGAGCGTTTCTTATAGACGAATCCTTTGCTGCAGAACATTTCGCACTCAGGTCGGAAGGCAGTGCGAAGCACATGAACGGAAAAGTGCTCATCATCGCAGGCTCCAGCACCGGAGAAAGCTCGATGGGCGGTGCCGCGCTGCTTGCCGCCGGTGCTGCGGTAAAGACCGGGGCGGGGTATGTGGCAGTCTCCATTCCGCCTTCTCTGGCAGCCACACTGCATATCGCCGTGCCTGAAGCAATCGTCATCGGCCGGGACATGGACTCGCTGATGGAAAAAGCACGATGGTCAGAGGCGATATTGATCGGTCCGGGACTCGGCCGGAGCCCCGAATCCATCGACCTCGTAAGAGCGCTCCTCAGCCACCCCGACATTTTCGAAAAGAAGCTCATCCTCGATGCAGATGCGTTGTACGCGATTGCCGAAGCAGGGCTTCAGAACGTGCTCTCTGCAATGCCGGAAGTGCTCATCACGCCCCATTATGGAGAGCTGGCACGCCTGACCGGCACCGATGCCGGATCGGTGACCAAAGACCCGCTGGCTGCCGCCACCCGATTTGCCGACACGTATTCGACAACAGTCCTGCTCAAAGGCAGGCCGACCATCATAGCAAAAGAATCAGGTCCTGTTCTTCTGAACACCAGCGGCACGGAGGCCCTGGCCACAGCCGGAACGGGCGATGTCCTTTCAGGTATGGTTGCAGCTCTTGCCGCCAAGGGCGAATGCCTCCCCGAAGCCGCAGCTGCAGCAGCATGGTTCCACGGTCGTGCCGGTGATCTTGCATCCGACGTATCCAGCCTTGTTTCCGCCTCGATGGTCCGTGATGCGATTCCTTCAGCGATTGAAGAGATGTTCGACTTCGAGGACTGA